Sequence from the Nitrospirota bacterium genome:
TTCCAAAAGATAGATGCCTTCCTCTCCATTAGAGGCAGTTTTCACATTATATTGAAACTTCGTCAGGATATCTTCAGAGAGACTTCTTATAGAAGCCTCATCATCTATAACAAGTATATTTTCTCTATCCAAATGAGCACATCTCCAAAATAACTAAAACTTTTATACCATAAGAATCTACAAATTATCAATTTTTATGCCATATTAGCACAAGCTATAACTCTAATTAAAAAAAGTTTATCTAAAGCCGAAAAATGCAGACATTGCTCAAAAATTTCTTTAATTCGATAGGCCCCTTCGTCCCACTTGGCAAGGGAGGAATTAACATCTGCATTATTTTAAATGCATTTTTAGGTTAACTATAAAGACAGGCAAATGGCATTAAAAGTTTTATAAAAAAGGCCATACAAAAATGCATGGCCTTTTTACAAAATAATAAAAAAACTAAACTAAAATTTATCCTGTTTTTCTCTGTGCTATCTGTATTCTTGTAACAGCCCTTTCAAGAGATGAAGTTGCCCTTGCAAAATCAAACTCTTCTAACTTTTTGAGCCTCTCTTCTGCCCTCTTCATTGCGGCTTTCGCTCTTTCAACATCTATATCTTCAGCTTTTTCTGCACTGTCAGCAAGGACTAAAACTCTATCAGGACCAGCCTCAGCATATCCCCAGTTGACAAAAACATATTTAACTGTATTACCGATCTTGTAAGCAAGCATTCCTATCTTAAGGGTAGTAAAAAAGGGGACATGCCCCGGTAACACACCAAATTCACCTTCACTTCCTGAACAGACTACTTCGTCAACTTCTTCACTTATTACAAGACCGTAAGGGGTAACAACTTCAAGTTTTAACTTTGTCTCCATGAACTATTCTCCCTTTGTTCTTTACTTTATAGCTCTCTGCTCCAACCGAGTTTCTTTGCCTTTTCCTCAGCCTCTTCAATTGGTCCAACCATATAGAAAGCCTGTTCTGGCATATCATCATATTTACCTTCTACAAGTGCTTTAAATCCTTTTATTGTATCTTCAGTCTTTACATATTTACCAGGGTTACCGGTAAATGTTTCAGCAACATGGAAAGGCTGGCTTAGAAATCTCTGTAGCTTTCTTGCTCTTGCAACGATTAATTTATCATCTTCGGATAATTCCTCGATACCAAGTATTGCAATAATATCCTGCAGTTCTTTATATCTCTGGAGAGTCTTTTGCACATTCCTGGCTACGGTATAATGTTCTTCGCCGATTACTTTAGGATCAAGGATTCTTGAAGTTGAATCCAGAGGGTCAACAGCAGGATAAATACCAAGCTCTGCAATCTGTCTTGAGAGAACAACACTACCATCAAGATGCGTAAAAGCTGTTGCAACAGCTGGGTCTGTAAGGTCGTCTGCAGGAACATATATTGCCTGCATAGCTGTAATTGCGCCTTTCTTTGTTGTTGTAATCCTTTCCTGAAGTGCACCCATGTCCGTTCCAAGAGTTGGCTGATAACCAACAGCAGAGGGCATTCTTCCTAAGAGTGCGGAAACTTCTGCCCAAGCAAGTGTATATCTGAATATATTGTCAATAAATATAAGAACGTCCTGACCCTGATCTCTGAAATATTCAGCAACTGATAGAGCGCTCAGACCAACATTCGCCCTCGCACCGGGTGGTTCATTCATCTGGCCATAAATTAGCGCGGCTTTTGGTAGAACACCAGAATGTTTCATTTCAAGGTACAGGTCATTTCCTTCTCTTGTCCTTTCACCAACACCTGCAAAGACCGAAACACCACCGTGTACCATAGCGATATTATGAATCATCTCCATAATGATAACGGTTTTGCCGACTCCAGCGCCTCCGAACATCCCCATTTTACCCCCTCTAACAAATGGGATCAGAAGGTCAAAGACTTTAACCCCCGTCTCAAATGCCTGTGTAGTAGCTTCCTGCTCAACAAATTCTGGAGCGGGCTTATGAATGGGTGATTTTTCCTTAGCTTCGATAGGACCCAACTCATCGACTGGTTCACCGATAACATTCATTATTCTGCCCAGAGCAGCCTCTCCAACAGGTACCATTATAGGATTACCTGTGTCAACAGCAGGCATTCCTCTAACAAGTCCATCTGTTGCTGACATAGCTATTGTTCTGACCTTATTTTCGCCCAGATGTTGCGCTGTTTCTAAAGTAAGATGTATTTCCGGTATGCCCTTTGCAGGATCTGCTGCCACATCTATTCTTATAGCATCGCGTATCTTTGGTAATTGCTTCTCAAATTCGATATCAACAACTGCACCAATAACCTGTACAACTTTTCCTACATTCATGGTTTATACCCCCTTTATCAATAAAAGCTTCATACTTTAGACCCGTTTTATCCCTTCAGTGCTTCAACACCACCAACAACATCCATTAATTCTTTGGTTATTGAAGCTTGCCTGACCTTATTTGCTAAGAGTGTTACTTTATCAATCATTTCGGAACAGTTCTTCGTAGCATTTTCCATAGCTGTCATTCTTGCTGCTTCTTCTGATGCAGATGATTCAAGTAATGCCCTGTAAATCTGGATCTCAATGTGTTTTGGCAATAATGTTTCAAAAATCCTCTGACGTGAAGGCTCATACATATAATCACCAAAAACGGAAGACTCTTTTGCTGCTTCACCTTCTGGCTCAAGTGTACCAATAGGAAGAAGCTTCAATGTAGTAACCTTCTGTGATATCAAAGATTTAAATTCATTATATATAACGACTACTTCATCCATCGTTTCGTTGACATAATTCTCAATTAAATCTTTTGCAATATTTTGTGCGTCCGAATAGGTTATTTTCCCCGAAAGCCCAAGCCATGTCTTCCGCATCTGGACATTTCTTCTACGGAAGTAATCACGCGCTTTTCTTCCAACTATATTCATGCTTAATTCAACACCTTCATGTCTGAGACTGTCGAGGTATTTTGCAGTATACCTGAGAAGATTTGCATTAAAAGCACCACATAGACCTTTATCTGATGTAATAACCAGTACCTCAACTTTCTTCCTTGGTCTCAAAGCAAGAAGTGGATGAATCTCCCTTTCTGCAACTTTTGCAAGGTCTGATAGAACAGTCTCCATACGGGTAGCATACGGCCTGAAATTCAACATTCTGTCCTGGACCTTCCTCAATTTTGCAGCAGCAACCATTTTCATAGCTGCTGTTATCTTTTTTGTATTCTGTATCGCTCTTAATCTTTTTCTGATATCCCTTAACGTTGGCATCTATATTCTCTCCTACTTAAAGGTAATTATGCCTGAAAAGTCTTCTTAAATGCTGTTATAGCATCAGTAATTTTTGCCCTCAGGTCGTCATCAAGTGCCTGCTTTGTTATAATTTCCTTTCTAAGATCCTGCTTCTCTGCCCTTACATATCTAAGCAATCCTTCTTCAAATGGCCTAACAGCTTCCACAGGAAGATCATCGAGAAATCCCTGAGTTCCTGCAAAGATAACTATAATCTGATCCTCAACTGGCATAGGCACATATTGATCCTGTTTAAGAAGTTCGATCATTCGTTTCCCTCTTTCAATCTGTGCAAGTGTTGCCTTATCAAGATCTGATGCAAACTGTGCAAATGCAGCAAGCTCTCTATACTGTGCAAGATCAAGTCTGAGCATTCCAGCTATTTGTTTCATTGCTTTTATCTGAGCCGCACCACCAACTCGGCTAACTGACAGACCAGCGTTAACCGCTGGTCTGATACCACCATAGAAAAGTTCTGGCTCAAGGTATATCTGCCCGTCAGTAATGGAAATAACGTTTGTCGGTATATATCCTGAAACGTCTCCAGCCTGAGTCTCAATAACAGGGATAGCTGTAAGTGAACCACCACCCATAGCATCGCTCATTTTTGCAGCCCGCTCTAACAACCTTGAATGCAAATAAAAGACATCACCAGGGTATGCTTCACGTGCAGGTGGTCTTCTAAGAATAAGAGAAAGTTGTCTATATGCGTGTGCCTGTTTTGTGAGGTCATCATATCCAACAAAAGCATGTCTGCCGGAATCTCTGAAATATTCACCCATAGTACATGCAACATATGGTGCTATATATTGCATTGGTGCAGGTTCACTTGCTGTTGCAACAACGACGATAGTATGCTCCATTGCACCCATATCTTCAAGTTTCTTTACGGTATTAACAACTGCTGGTCTTCTCTGACCAACAGCACAGTAAATACAAATAACATCTCCACCCTTTTGATTAATAATAGTGTCAATTAGAATAGCGGTTTTCCCGATCTGGCGGTCACCAATACAGAGTTCTCTCTGTCCTCTTCCGATAGGGATCATTGAATCGATTGCCTTAAGACCTGTCTGCAATGGCTGGTTAACAGGCTGTCTTCTAATAATACCTGGTGCTACTATTTCAACGAGCCTGGTTTCTTTTGTTTGTATTGGTCCTTTTCCGTCAATTGGTTGCCCAATTGCATTAACAACCCTTCCTATAAGACCTTCGCCAACAGGGACTTCCATAACCTTGCCTGTTCGCTTGACTATGTCACCCTCCTTAACGAGTTTGTCTTCACCGAAGAGAACAGCACCAACAGCATCTTCTTCAAGGTTAAGTGCCATTCCAAAAACACCATTCGGGAACTCGAGCATCTCCAGGTTCATACAATTGTCGAGTCCATAAATCCTTGCAACACCATCACCAACGTAAGTAACAGTACCGATCTCACTTACATCAACCTTTTTCTCAAAATCAGTAATTTGTTTCTTTAACAGCTCACTTATTTCTTCTGTTTTGATTCCTTCAATTGCCATAATTTCACCCCTTTATTAGCTCATCTTTTAAAAGCCTTAACTGGCTTCTTATGCTGGTATCATACATTGTACTGCCTATTTTTACGAGAATTCCACCAAGCAGGGAAGGGTCAACAACATAATCTATGTCTACATCCCTGTCCATTAATTTCTTAAGCGAAGATTTAATAGTGCTTTCGCGCTCTTTACCTATCTCTACAGGAGTCATTACAACTGCCTTTGCCTTTTTCTTCCTTTCAAGATAAATATTTGTGGCTATTCTTATAATATCCGAAAGGGTCAGGATTAGTCCTACTTCAGACAGATGTAGTATTAATTTTACAGTATATTCAGAAATACTCATTTTTTGCGCTATCAACTGTATTACCTTTGTTCTTTCATCCGCTGTGAATTGTGGACTGACAAGGAAATTTCTTAGCTCCTTGCTCTTCATTATTAAATCATTCATAACAGCAAGTTCTCTTAATGTTTTTTCTACTTCGTCAAGGCCTACATTTACCAATAATGCTTTTGCATATTTATGTGCTTCCTTTGTCTTTTTCACCCTCTTCCTCCTATTTTCATGAGGGATTCATCAAGGAGTTTCTCCTGATCTTCTTTAGTTATCTTATCTTTGATTTTCTTTTCAGCAAGCTCTATAGCCAGATTAACAGCCTCAGCTTTTATCTGTTCTTTTGCGTGTTTTAATTCGAATTGAATATTTGTTTTAGCCTGTTCTAATATCTTTTCTTTCAGTTTCTCTGTCTCTGCTATTATTTTGTCACGTTCTTGCTCCCCAGCACGTCTTGATGCAGAAATAACGGATTCAATCTCTGCATCCTTTGTTTTAAGCCTCTCCTCAACTTCCTGTAATGCTTTCATCGCAGCCTCTTTTGCAGCCTTGGCTTCATTAAGTGTTTTTTCGATTAACTCGGTTCTATTTTTCAAGAAATTCTGGAAAGGTTTTTTTGCAAATTTCCAGAGGATAATTATCAGGACTGCAAAATTGATAATCTTCCACATATAATCTTTCCAAAGTGGCGTATGAGCAGCCTCCTCACCTCCGCTACTTCCAAAAGCATAAGATGTAAAAACGATACCGGAGATAAATAATGGTAAGATAAGTGTTCTTAACTTTTTGTTTTTAACTTTTAATTCTTTATCTGTTCTTATCATACCTTCACCAACTTTCTAACTATTTCATCTGAAAATTTATCAACCTCTGCCCTCAATGAACTCCGTGCCTTTTCAGCTTCAGCTCTGATCTCAGCCTTTGCCTTTTCGAGCATTGCAGTTGCTTCAACGGTAGTAGCAGATATAACCTCTTTTTGCCTGTTTAATCCTTCTGCTTTCAAAGCATCGAAGACTTCCTTTGCCTTAGTTCTTGCTTCGAGCAACTCACGGTTTAACCTTGCAATCTCTTCTTCTCTTTTATTGCTCATTTCCTTTGCAGCATCGAGAGCACCCTTTACCGTATCTTCTCTTTCTTTGAAGATTCTCATGATGGGTTTGAAAAGTATGGCATTTAAAATGAAGAGCAAAATGAAAAAATTAATGGCAAGTACAAGTATCCATTTATTAATTTCAAGCATTTTACACCTTCCCTTAAGTAGATTGAAAAACAGGGGAAGATTACCACAGTGCAAAAAAAATTGTCAAGCTATTTTTGAGGTCCTTTAAATTTTTAATTTTAACTTTAAATCAAGCCTTACTTAATTTTAATTGAAAATGTTGTGTTACAATTAAATAGTTATGTTTTACGAAAAACTAAGAATTTTAAAGGAAAAAAGTCTCTTCAGGACAATAAAAGACAGGGAATCAACTCAGGGACCGAGAATCAAATTCAATAACGTTGAATATATAAATTTCTCCTCTAATGATTATCTTGGACTAACGAATCACCCTATAATAATTGAAGCTGTAAGACATTTCTTATATATATATGGGTATGGAGCTGGCGCATCCAGACTCCTTAGCGGGGGGAGCATCCTTCATAAAGAACTTGAAAAGAATATTGCATTATTTAAAGAGACTGAATCAGCACTTCTATTCAATTCCGGCTATGCTGCAAATATTGGTATCATACCGGCCATTACTGATGAAAATACTGTAATTTTAAGCGACCAATTAAATCATGCGAGCATTATAGATGGCTGTAGACTCAGCAAATCGAACACTTTAATTTACAAACATAAAGATATATCTCATGCTGAAGAATTATTAAGAACAGCAGGCAAAAAAAAGAAGATTATCGCAACTGATAGTGTATTTAGTATGGATGGAGATATTGCCCCAATAAAGGAGCTATGCACTCTATGTCAAAAATATGAGGCATTTCTGTATATAGATGATGCCCATGCAACCGGAGTTCTTGGAAAAGGCAAGGGAAGCCTTGCTCATTTTAATATCAAACCTGACCCGTGGATTATTCAAATGGGGACATTTTCAAAAGCATTTGGCTCATATGGTGCTTTTCTCGTCGGGAGCGAAAACATAATACAATGGGTTACAAATAATGCAAGAAGTTTTATTTATTCAACAGCCTTGCCCTCTTGTGTTATTGCTGCATCTATAGCTGCTCTAAAATTTATTGAGAACAATCCTGCCATAATTGAAAAATTATGGATTAACAGGAATAAGGTAGCTAACAGGCTTCAACAAATGGGA
This genomic interval carries:
- the bioF gene encoding 8-amino-7-oxononanoate synthase; the encoded protein is MFYEKLRILKEKSLFRTIKDRESTQGPRIKFNNVEYINFSSNDYLGLTNHPIIIEAVRHFLYIYGYGAGASRLLSGGSILHKELEKNIALFKETESALLFNSGYAANIGIIPAITDENTVILSDQLNHASIIDGCRLSKSNTLIYKHKDISHAEELLRTAGKKKKIIATDSVFSMDGDIAPIKELCTLCQKYEAFLYIDDAHATGVLGKGKGSLAHFNIKPDPWIIQMGTFSKAFGSYGAFLVGSENIIQWVTNNARSFIYSTALPSCVIAASIAALKFIENNPAIIEKLWINRNKVANRLQQMGYDIMGSETPIIPLKTGSIENTIRISSHLFNLGIYAPAIRPPTVQEPRIRITITAAHTDEDIERFIEALVKIRV
- the atpG gene encoding ATP synthase F1 subunit gamma; this encodes MPTLRDIRKRLRAIQNTKKITAAMKMVAAAKLRKVQDRMLNFRPYATRMETVLSDLAKVAEREIHPLLALRPRKKVEVLVITSDKGLCGAFNANLLRYTAKYLDSLRHEGVELSMNIVGRKARDYFRRRNVQMRKTWLGLSGKITYSDAQNIAKDLIENYVNETMDEVVVIYNEFKSLISQKVTTLKLLPIGTLEPEGEAAKESSVFGDYMYEPSRQRIFETLLPKHIEIQIYRALLESSASEEAARMTAMENATKNCSEMIDKVTLLANKVRQASITKELMDVVGGVEALKG
- the atpD gene encoding F0F1 ATP synthase subunit beta — its product is MNVGKVVQVIGAVVDIEFEKQLPKIRDAIRIDVAADPAKGIPEIHLTLETAQHLGENKVRTIAMSATDGLVRGMPAVDTGNPIMVPVGEAALGRIMNVIGEPVDELGPIEAKEKSPIHKPAPEFVEQEATTQAFETGVKVFDLLIPFVRGGKMGMFGGAGVGKTVIIMEMIHNIAMVHGGVSVFAGVGERTREGNDLYLEMKHSGVLPKAALIYGQMNEPPGARANVGLSALSVAEYFRDQGQDVLIFIDNIFRYTLAWAEVSALLGRMPSAVGYQPTLGTDMGALQERITTTKKGAITAMQAIYVPADDLTDPAVATAFTHLDGSVVLSRQIAELGIYPAVDPLDSTSRILDPKVIGEEHYTVARNVQKTLQRYKELQDIIAILGIEELSEDDKLIVARARKLQRFLSQPFHVAETFTGNPGKYVKTEDTIKGFKALVEGKYDDMPEQAFYMVGPIEEAEEKAKKLGWSREL
- a CDS encoding F0F1 ATP synthase subunit alpha; this translates as MAIEGIKTEEISELLKKQITDFEKKVDVSEIGTVTYVGDGVARIYGLDNCMNLEMLEFPNGVFGMALNLEEDAVGAVLFGEDKLVKEGDIVKRTGKVMEVPVGEGLIGRVVNAIGQPIDGKGPIQTKETRLVEIVAPGIIRRQPVNQPLQTGLKAIDSMIPIGRGQRELCIGDRQIGKTAILIDTIINQKGGDVICIYCAVGQRRPAVVNTVKKLEDMGAMEHTIVVVATASEPAPMQYIAPYVACTMGEYFRDSGRHAFVGYDDLTKQAHAYRQLSLILRRPPAREAYPGDVFYLHSRLLERAAKMSDAMGGGSLTAIPVIETQAGDVSGYIPTNVISITDGQIYLEPELFYGGIRPAVNAGLSVSRVGGAAQIKAMKQIAGMLRLDLAQYRELAAFAQFASDLDKATLAQIERGKRMIELLKQDQYVPMPVEDQIIVIFAGTQGFLDDLPVEAVRPFEEGLLRYVRAEKQDLRKEIITKQALDDDLRAKITDAITAFKKTFQA
- the atpF gene encoding F0F1 ATP synthase subunit B; this encodes MIRTDKELKVKNKKLRTLILPLFISGIVFTSYAFGSSGGEEAAHTPLWKDYMWKIINFAVLIIILWKFAKKPFQNFLKNRTELIEKTLNEAKAAKEAAMKALQEVEERLKTKDAEIESVISASRRAGEQERDKIIAETEKLKEKILEQAKTNIQFELKHAKEQIKAEAVNLAIELAEKKIKDKITKEDQEKLLDESLMKIGGRG
- the atpH gene encoding ATP synthase F1 subunit delta — protein: MKKTKEAHKYAKALLVNVGLDEVEKTLRELAVMNDLIMKSKELRNFLVSPQFTADERTKVIQLIAQKMSISEYTVKLILHLSEVGLILTLSDIIRIATNIYLERKKKAKAVVMTPVEIGKERESTIKSSLKKLMDRDVDIDYVVDPSLLGGILVKIGSTMYDTSIRSQLRLLKDELIKG
- a CDS encoding F0F1 ATP synthase subunit epsilon, which encodes METKLKLEVVTPYGLVISEEVDEVVCSGSEGEFGVLPGHVPFFTTLKIGMLAYKIGNTVKYVFVNWGYAEAGPDRVLVLADSAEKAEDIDVERAKAAMKRAEERLKKLEEFDFARATSSLERAVTRIQIAQRKTG